The Vitis vinifera cultivar Pinot Noir 40024 chromosome 1, ASM3070453v1 DNA segment ggaaaaacccTAGTTCTTGGTAACTTGCACTGTCAATCTACAGAGAAGGAACCCTAAAGTTTGTCACAAATATAGtagatttcattatttttgaTCCACTATAGGATATGAATTTAGGGGGCAATAGACAAAATTTAGGGACACTTGTCACTGGGATTGAGGTCAATTTTCAGAAGTGGGTCCTTTTGAAATGTtgagaaaaaatcaaaagaatcaAGCACAAGCCATGTCCTTCAAAACTTGTAGATCCCAACAGCAATCAAATCAGATCTTCCCTATTCAGATAAGAAAACTTGAAACTCCTCCTTATGCAGAGCTGTTTTGCATTTTGTAAAAGACCCCACAAAAGGGGAAATCTCTATCACGAGACTATCACAATTGACCTTTATCGCTAGCAAGAATTCTAGGTACCCATTGTTTCGTATTTACCAAATTACAATTTCACatggtaaaaaaaattctatcacAAAACTTATGTAGTGAAATGCGCATAGAAATAAATGAATTCAAAGTAAATAAAGATGGgatcaaatataaataagtgaaattaaaGCAATCATATCAATTTATAGACATATATTAtgattagttttattttttaatatatacttACTTGTTACGCTTACATTTATAGACATGAAGAATACCAACATATCATAATGAACTCAAGATTGGAATTCGTggcatttgaaaatttgaataattgaatgaagattaaaaaaatgaaataaagcaaaaaggaaaagggaaaagagGAAATCTAATAGGTTAGAATGATGTCAAATGCAAAATCTTCAATACTTAGGTATATATGGTTGAATTTGAatcattgaataaaaatacaaaaaaaattaaaaaaatcataacctAGTTAAAAAGTAGTCATATCATTCTCAACATACCAAtcaatgagatttttttttatatataatttagcgATTACTacttttgatattaaaaaaaaatgatttctcatcctataatataagtaaaaggcctttttttattttttatttttagtggtTAGAAATGGTTGCACAAGTAGGAGCCATGGTCTATAGAAGGAGGGTTCTCATGGTGGGATCAGATTGACCCATTTTTAACAAGTCTCCATCACAAGAAGTAGTCAAGGTTAATGAGGCCAACAAAGAGAAAAGTCAACATCATCAATGGACCTTATGCAAAGCCTCAGCGAATGATTTGAATGGTGGTTGGTTAGAAATCATTTTGATAACTTCTTTTTGCCCTTTCAAACTGCCTTCGCCTACTAATATAAGATATTTCCAAATTTCTAAGATTTGAAGCAAATCGAACAAGAAAAAGGTAGCAAATATCAAATCCACTATTTCTACCATTTTAAACAATATAAATGCATAcgtttttacttgaaaattaaATGTGTTTGGTAATTCTAATTTTGATtcttaatttttgagaataaaacatatattaaaatattttcaagaaaaatgattttgtttttatatttaaaaatcatgaaaaaaaagtaagattaaaaaaaataaaaaccactaAAAAAGAGGGgtcaatataagaaaatttctctctctctagttTCTTTAGAAAATGCAAGGAAAGATTGAGcgaaaacatttttcttaataatttgtttttaaaaaagaggaaaattacaatttttctttctattttccttcTTCCAAATATTGTACAACCAAACTGAGTCAAAATAACGTGtccatttgtttgtttttcaaaacttataCGTCATTCATTAGTGTTGTTTAAAATGAGACATGGGTGGGTTGTTGGGGTTTGTtttccatttcaaaatttttttaaatgacttttCAAAGTaggatatttatattaaatttttaaaaattttcaaataagtatAACAAAATGAATGAGCCAgcgtgattttttatttttcaaaaagaatcaACCAGACCCAACAGATTAACCCTCCCCTCCCTAAACAGCCAAGCACAATCAAAGCACTTCACCCAAGGAGTTAAACGCTACTAAAATGTAATAAACACAACAAAACAATTgactttaattttgttaaacatcCACAATACGTATGAGCAAAcgtaaaaaataaataggagacaaaatttaaaagaaaaaaggaaaataatgtcACTCTCCGCTTCAAAATTGATTGATCATGGACATGCAACTTGGGCCTCATATGACCACTCAAACAAAGGTGAAACCCACAAAATCTAAACCACAGATCTCATCCATATATAGGAGATAAAGAGACAAGTTCATAGTCAAAGAGGAACTGAACTGGAGACACTATGAAAATGGGGTTTGGTTTAGTTTTTCTGCTAGTTTTGAGTTTGGGTGTGTTTGATGTATGTGAAGGGAAAGGGAAGGGTTATGAAGAAGCAGTGAATTGTAAGAGGCTTGAGTGTGCTCCATATGAGGTGGTCCACTCCCAAAAGGACTATGAAATCAGAAGCTATACAACTTCTATGTGGATTTCGACTCCACCCCTCAATTCTTCCTCCTACAAGGATGCAGTTGGTAGAGGCTTTAACATGTGAAAATCTCACAGtctttctgtttttattttattttatttaacttcTTTTTCTGAATTTTATAAGGCGAAAAAAGAGTGCTTTTTCACACAGTTTAAAGAAGCTAATCATTGGAAATATACTATGCACACTACACAGAGGCTAATcctttttcattatttgaaagaaCTAACATCCATGTTTCATGgtatgtttttgtttctttgtcaGCCTCTTTGCCTACATTCAAGGCAACAACGATCAAAGGGCAAAAATCGACATGACAGCACCAGTTTTGGTTGATATTTTCCCCTCCACAGGACCCTTCTGCAACTCATCCTTTATCATGTATTTTTATGTGCCCACTAAGTACCAAAACAACCCTCCTCTATCAGCCCAGGCTCACCAAGTGAAGCTCCCTAAACACAAGTATGCTGCTGTGAGGAGGTTTGGGGGATTCATGGATGATTCCAACATTCCCACTCAAGCATTGGCCTTGAGGAGAAGCCTCAAAGGCACACCCTGGGAGACCTCAATTTCAACCAAAAACAGAGTACTAACCTACAGTGTGGCTGGTTATAACTCACCATTTGAATATGAGAATCGTGTAAATGAAGTTATATTCTGGTTTGATAGACCCTGAAAGATCAGGGAGGAATAAATTTAGGGTAAGATGAGGAATCTGAGGAAGCTGTTGTCATTGAGAAAA contains these protein-coding regions:
- the LOC100248984 gene encoding uncharacterized protein LOC100248984, which gives rise to MKMGFGLVFLLVLSLGVFDVCEGKGKGYEEAVNCKRLECAPYEVVHSQKDYEIRSYTTSMWISTPPLNSSSYKDAVGRGFNILFAYIQGNNDQRAKIDMTAPVLVDIFPSTGPFCNSSFIMYFYVPTKYQNNPPLSAQAHQVKLPKHKYAAVRRFGGFMDDSNIPTQALALRRSLKGTPWETSISTKNRVLTYSVAGYNSPFEYENRVNEVIFWFDRP